In Natronococcus sp. AD-5, the genomic window ACGAAAACGATAGCGTCCGCGAACGCGATGAAGACGAACCGGCGGAAGGATCCCTCGAGCGCGTGCCCGACCGCGAGCACGCGGAGGACGACCGTCAGTAGTCATCCGAGCGCCGCGTTCCGGCGGGTCTCGTCGAGTTGCTCGCCGTGTCGGTCGTCTTCTATCGCCGGTTCCGAGATTCCGTCCCATAAACGGATCCCCTCCCGTCAGGTTTCCTCGTCAACCACGGCGTTGTCGTCGGACTCTCCGAACGCGACCCAGTCGTCGTCGGTTTTGGCTGCGTTCGCCTCGGCCGGACCGAACGCGTACGTACCAGTCTCCGCCGGCGCCTCCGCGAAGTAGGTGAACGTGTGCGCCTCGTCCGGAACCGCGGTCCCGAAGTACACGTACTGAACGTCGCCCGCCTCCTCGACGCGCCCGACGTCGCCGTACGCTTCGTCGACCGACCACTCGGCGGGGACGACGTCGCGCACCGTCGCCTCGTGCGATAGCGATTCGACGGTCGCGTCGACGCGGTTAGTCTGGCCGGCGGTGAACGCCGAGCCGTCGTCCTCACGGGAGCCCGTCACCTCGAGCGCCTCGGGCGTATCGGGATCGACCAGCTCGACGTCGCCGTGGGTCGCGAAGTCGCCGGCCTCCGCTCGTCGCACCGCCGCCGCGGCGTCGACGAAGCCGGCGCCGGCGTTCCACGGGGTGTAAGCGGTGTGAACGTCTTCGGCCTCCGATTCGACCGTGTAGATGATCTCCGCGGGCGTCCAGTCGTGGCCGTTCTTGCGCGCGGCGTCGATCAGCAGGGAGCAGACGCCAGCCGCGGCCGGACAGGCCATGCTCGTCCCCGTCATCGGCGTGTAGTGTGGTTCCTCGTCGGGCTCGAGCGCGTCCAGCGGATCGGTCGGGCCGACGGTGCTCATCACGGAGTTGCCCGGCGTCGCGACGCCGGGACGGTAGAGGCCGACCGGACGGTACCGGTGGGGTTCGCCTACCCGTTCGAACGCCTCGAGGTCGATCTCGTAGGTGACCGCGACGTTGGTCGCGGGCTCGACCTCGATCCAGTAGGATTCTCCCCCCTCGACGTCGGTGGTCAGGGTCGTGTGCTGGTACACCGGCTCCTCGCCGAGTTTGGCGATCTCCTCGCCGTCCTTCGAGCCGCGGCGGACGATCAGCGTGATCTGCTCGCCGTCGGGGGTCAGCGAGAGGTCGAGTTCGAGGACGTCGGCGTCGTTCGGGGCTCCCACTCGTAGTAATCGCTGCCGGTGCCGGTGGGGCCGAGTTCGCCCGCCCACCCCTCGACGTCGACGACGTACCGGTCGTCGGTCATCGCGGCGTGGAACCGACCGAGGTTGTTCAGCGCTTTTCGGCGGTCGTAGTTGGTCTCGCGGTCCTCGTCGGGCGCGCGTCCGCGCGAGGAAAAGTCCGTGACGCGCTTGTCGTCGCGGGTGGCCGCCGCGCCGATGACGTGGGGCGCCTTCGCGAACCGCGAGAGCGTATCCGGGTCGGGGCCGTCGTTGCCCGCCGCGAAGACGGGAACGATACCGCGGCGGAACGCCTCCCAGGAGGCGACGTTGACGGGATCGTTCGGATTGTACCGCATGTCGCGGGCGACGCCGTAAGAGTTCGACACCACGTCGGGGTCGAACTCGTCGTCGGGATCGTCCGCACGGGCGAGCATGTGATCCCACGCGCCGACGACGAACGGGAGGTAGACGGCCTCGTTGGTCGAGTACACCGAAACGCGCGCCTCGAGTGCCATCCCGCGGTACCGTTCGTCGCTCGCCGACCCGTCGCCGGCGACGATGCCGGCGCAGTGGGTGCCGTGGCCGAGGTCGTCGGTGTCCCCGTCCGGGCCGAGGTCGATCCACGCCGGGTCGCGCTCGCCCAGCGGGTTGTCGACCCACTGCCAGTTCGACTCGAGTCGCCCGTCGAAGTCCGGATGCGGACCCGAGAAGCCCGAGTCGATGACGACCGCGTCGACTGACGACCCGTCGTATCCGAGGTCGGACTGGACCGAGGAGACGCCCGTCGCCTCGCGGGAGTCGTCGTTGTAGAACTCGAGTGCGACGGCCTTGCGGACCCGTCGAACGGAGTCCCAGCCGGCGACCGTCGAGAGCTGGTCGCCGGTCAGTGCGGTGTAGGCCATCGGCAGC contains:
- a CDS encoding S8 family peptidase — encoded protein: MTEDTPRRVDRRAVLSTAGAVGAASLLPFSGTATADTSVLDDQLDTSTADLQEVIVVFDAAESVDRLTDLDLREGLVEYEVLPMAYTALTGDQLSTVAGWDSVRRVRKAVALEFYNDDSREATGVSSVQSDLGYDGSSVDAVVIDSGFSGPHPDFDGRLESNWQWVDNPLGERDPAWIDLGPDGDTDDLGHGTHCAGIVAGDGSASDERYRGMALEARVSVYSTNEAVYLPFVVGAWDHMLARADDPDDEFDPDVVSNSYGVARDMRYNPNDPVNVASWEAFRRGIVPVFAAGNDGPDPDTLSRFAKAPHVIGAAATRDDKRVTDFSSRGRAPDEDRETNYDRRKALNNLGRFHAAMTDDRYVVDVEGWAGELGPTGTGSDYYEWEPRTTPTSSNSTSR
- a CDS encoding S8 family serine peptidase gives rise to the protein MGAPNDADVLELDLSLTPDGEQITLIVRRGSKDGEEIAKLGEEPVYQHTTLTTDVEGGESYWIEVEPATNVAVTYEIDLEAFERVGEPHRYRPVGLYRPGVATPGNSVMSTVGPTDPLDALEPDEEPHYTPMTGTSMACPAAAGVCSLLIDAARKNGHDWTPAEIIYTVESEAEDVHTAYTPWNAGAGFVDAAAAVRRAEAGDFATHGDVELVDPDTPEALEVTGSREDDGSAFTAGQTNRVDATVESLSHEATVRDVVPAEWSVDEAYGDVGRVEEAGDVQYVYFGTAVPDEAHTFTYFAEAPAETGTYAFGPAEANAAKTDDDWVAFGESDDNAVVDEET